In a genomic window of Scyliorhinus torazame isolate Kashiwa2021f chromosome 5, sScyTor2.1, whole genome shotgun sequence:
- the LOC140418037 gene encoding uncharacterized protein, whose translation MDDCSSDLLWFPCPGQEACGKGFSDSSNLQRHQRVHTGVKPFTCPQCGKGFIQSSNLQIHQRVHTGERPFICSQCGKGFTRLSSLQTHQRVHTGEKPFNCSQCGKRFIQSSNLQRHQRVHTGERPFTCSRCGKGFSDSSTLQKHQGAHTGERPFTCSQCGKGFTQFSNLQRHQRVHTGERPFTCPQCGKGFSHSSTLQKHQGVHTGERPFTCCECGKGFTQTSTLQRHQRVHTGERPFTCSQCGKGITQFSNLQIHQRVHTGEKPFTCSQCGKGFTRLSNLLKHQQLHK comes from the exons atggatgactgcagctccgatTTGTTATGGTTcccgtgtccaggacaggaagca tgtgggaaaggattcagtgattcatccaacctccagagacatcagcgggttcacaccggggtgaagccgttcacctgccctcagtgtgggaagggatttattcagtCATCCAACctacagatacaccagcgagttcacactggggagaggccgttcatatgctctcagtgtgggaagggattcacacggttatccagcctgcagacacatcagcgggttcatactggggagaagccgttcaactgctctcagtgtgggaagcgaTTTATTCAGTCATCTAATCTGCAgagacatcaacgagttcacactggggagaggccattcacctgttctcggtgtgggaagggattcagtgattcctccaccctgcagaaacatcagggggctcacactggggagaggccattcacctgctctcagtgtgggaaaggattcactcagttttccaatctgcagagacaccagcgagttcacaccggggagaggccgttcacctgccctcagtgtgggaagggattcagtcattcatccaccctgcagaaacatcagggggttcacactggggagaggccattcacctgctgtgaatgtgggaaaggattcactcaaacatcaaccctgcagagacaccagcgagttcacactggggagagaccattcacctgctctcagtgtgggaaaggaatcACTCAGTTTTCCAATctgcagatacatcagcgagttcacactggggagaagccattcacctgctctcagtgtgggaagggattcactcggttatccaacctgctgaaacaccaacaacTTCACAAGTGA